One Zeugodacus cucurbitae isolate PBARC_wt_2022May chromosome 3, idZeuCucr1.2, whole genome shotgun sequence genomic region harbors:
- the LOC128920070 gene encoding sodium- and chloride-dependent neutral and basic amino acid transporter B(0+)-like, which yields MIYESSYDSGRLPYKPDLARGHWTKSSDFIFTGISLAFRLDVFSIAWMAFTYAGCASVIPFVISLFLFVVPLFVMQSFMGQFSSSGFISAFRIAPLFKGIGYISLAVNLGALTYYSVFAAVPLVYLFHSLRPTLPWSCEGLKSWSYNFTENDMRHLCHILSNETLPKNDFTWFVTHEIPSNLFLKSRFNHMELFEPNSEGFFISWEVLLCTLLTWTLITGLFYKYNSLEKLSNVLRYGIFSTFVLLLIAVLRFALVPKDPLNSIYDFFIPSWDTFLNGFPTVGIFVISAYGVGWGTIISLASFNKFKTKLIQNSWTICVGQMLIFLSFAYIVYVTDNYYDEIKNTYNSEHSSSTVYINKLWILFLSTGSVMADMSWPNLWCILYYGMLLLTALITITVSLMSTLQSIFDAFEEFRSRKTEVTLIVIGFLCFSSLYTCSNKGVFLHVIFTNDTVVTQAALNLLIFFVVLWVYGRVRFQRDLEFMLSQSFSTWKIYMLRFVSPLCLILLLLAALFISLLYHHAGTVVVQIAALIFIVLPWLYVPGYMVYIMLQTTGTFKTRFKRCCRPTDWYPMELEDRQRYEQTMHNTDMTHQLDEETAT from the exons ATGATTTACGAGAGTTCTTACGATAGCGGTCGTTTGCCGTATAAACCGGATTTAGCACGCGGCCATTGGACCAAATCCAGCGATTTCATATTCACCGGCATCAGTTTGGCTTTTCGCTTAGATGTCTTCTCCATAGCATGGATGGCATTCACATATGCTGGTT gcGCTTCCGTAATACCGTTTGTCATAAGTTTATTCCTATTTGTGGTACCTCTCTTCGTAATGCAATCATTTATGGGCCAATTTTCGAGTAGTGGCTTCATATCGGCCTTTCGAATAGCACCGCTTTTTAAAG GAATCGGCTACATTAGTTTGGCTGTGAATTTGGGTGCACTCACTTATTACAGTGTTTTTGCTGCCGTACCGCTAGTCTACTTATTCCATTCACTGCGTCCAACACTGCCGTGGAGCTGTGAGGGTTTAAAGAGTTGGTCATACAATTTTACCGAAAACGATATGCGACAT CTCTGCCATATTTTATCAAATGAAACACTGCCAAAGAACGATTTTACGTGGTTTGTCACACATGAAATACCATCGAACTTATTTTTAAA ATCTCGTTTTAATCACATGGAGTTGTTTGAGCCCAATAGTGAAGGTTTTTTCATCTCATGGGAGGTGTTACTTTGTACTTTGCTCACTTGGACCTTGATTACGGGCTTATTCTACAAATACAACAGCCTTGAAAAG ttgaGCAATGTGCTGCGTTATGGCATATTCAGTACTTTTGTACTGCTGTTAATTGCTGTGTTACGTTTTGCTTTGGTACCCAAGGATCCCTTGAATTCTATATATGATTTCTTTATACCGAGTTGGGATACGTTTCTCAATGGCTTTCCAACTGTAGGCATATTTGTGATATCAGCGTATGGTGTCGGTTGGGGCACCATCATTTCTCTGGCtagtttcaataaattcaagACTAAACTTATACAAAATAGCTGGACTATTTGCGTTGGACAGATGTTGATATTTTTATCCTTTGCTTATATAGTTTACGTAACTGATAACTACTATGATG aaattaagaATACATATAATAGTGAACATTCGTCGTCAACGgtgtatataaacaaattgtgGATATTATTTCTCTCCACCGGCAGCGTGATGGCGGATATGTCGTGGCCGAACCTCTGGTGTATTTTGTATTACGGAATGCTGCTATTAACAGCGTTAATCACGATA ACTGTGAGTTTAATGTCAACACTTCAAAGCATTTTTGATGCGTTCGAAGAATTTCGCTCGCGTAAAACCGAAGTGACTCTCATTGTTATTGGATTTTTGTGTTTTAGCTCGTTATATACTTGCTCAAAC AAGGGTGTCTTCTTACATGTAATCTTCACCAATGACACGGTTGTGACGCAAGCCGCACTGAATCTCCTGATATTTTTCGTAGTATTGTGGGTTTATGGGCGTGTACGTTTTCAGCGTGATCTTGAGTTTATGTTGAGTCAAAGCTTTAGCACATGGAAGATTTATATGCTGCGATTTGTGTCCCCCTTATGCTTGATATTGCTATTG CTCGCAGCACTTTTCATTTCACTGCTATACCACCATGCGGGCACAGTGGTGGTGCAAATAGcggcattaatttttattgtactgCCGTGGCTCTATGTACCGGgttatatggtatatattatGTTGCAAACGACTGGTACTTTTAAGACGCGCTTCAAACGATGTTGTCGTCCCACAGACTGGTATCCCATGGAGTTAGAAGACCGACAACGTTACGAGCAGACAATGCACAACACCGATATGACGCACCAATTGGATGAAGAGACGGCGACATAG